The Qingrenia yutianensis sequence TTTCTATCCCTTAATTCTCAGCGTCCGGCAATTTGATGACTCAGGAGCTTTCGCTCAAGGACTCGTGGCTCGGTACATCTGCCCGATATTTAATTGTTCGCTCTGTTATTACTTCTTGTTAATCTGTACTTGACCGTTCCCTTGCGTAGGGACAGGTCAACCTCTACTACTCTGTGGCAGTTCGGACATTTCAGTTCAATAACACCTGTTGTCATTGTTACCTTGTCGAAAATACGCCAGCCACAGTTTTTGCACCTTACGATTATCTTTTGTTCCAACGATTTCATAGCTCGCTCACCTCCGGATAAACCGTAACCAAATCAAAAGGATTATCAAGATACTCCTTTTTCAGTAGTCCGAGCTGTTTCATTCGTATGGCAAGTGCTTTTTTGGAACACCCTAAAAAATCGGCAAGTGCGTCAAACCTTTTATATACGCTCGGATAGTATATCTTGTTCAGGCATTCAATCTTTTCGCCGAGACTGAACAGATACATTCCTTGTTTTATGAGGTTTTCAGGAAGAAGAATAGCAGCTCCAAGCGTGTTTGCCTGCCATTCCTCCCAATCGGATATTGGCTTATTCCTCTCGGAATTTGCCTTGCAATAATGTACTCCGGCAGATTTCTGTGTTACACCGTAATCATGCGGGAACAACATCTTGAATATCTGATGGCTGCCCTCGTGCATTAAGGTAAAGTTCTTTCTGCCTTTCAGCTTGCTGTCAAAGTTCAAGTCCTTTTCCACAAGAACGGTTTTCCCGTCCAAAAAGAAAAAGGCTTCGTTATCAT is a genomic window containing:
- a CDS encoding ImmA/IrrE family metallo-endopeptidase; the protein is MKHLSRFDIEAIADKYVQAYMALPDVRNTQIYRIDPELLLEKVLGLNVEYQHLSYDGSILGMTSFTEMGVQVFEDDDNEAFFFLDGKTVLVEKDLNFDSKLKGRKNFTLMHEGSHQIFKMLFPHDYGVTQKSAGVHYCKANSERNKPISDWEEWQANTLGAAILLPENLIKQGMYLFSLGEKIECLNKIYYPSVYKRFDALADFLGCSKKALAIRMKQLGLLKKEYLDNPFDLVTVYPEVSEL